A segment of the Synechococcus sp. CBW1002 genome:
GCACCAGGGCATCGGGATCGCGATTGTTCTCGCGGGCCCTCCGGGCCGTGAGCGGAACCAGCTGCAGACCCAGATAGGGGTGCACCACCCGGCCACCGCCGGCCAGCTGATCCGACACCCGCTTGGCCAGGTTGATCGGGATGGCGAAGCCCAGGCCGGCGCCCGGTCCGGAACGCACCAGCGTGTTGATGCCGATCACCTCACCGGCGGCGTTGATCAGCGGGCCGCCGGAATTGCCCGGGTTGATGGCCGCGTCGGTCTGGATCAGATCGAGGCGCTTGTCAGCAAAACCAAGGCTATTGATGTCGCGGTGCAGGCTGCTGACGATCCCCAGCGTCACGGTGCGCTCCAGGCCATAGGGACTGCCCAGCGCAATGGCCCAGTCGCCCACCTCGAGGGCCTCGGAATCCCCCAGGGGAGCCGCCTGCAGCCCAGCACCGCGGGCGATCCGCACCAGGGCCAGATCCGTGACCGGGTCGGTACCCACCACGGTGGCGTCCAGCTGGCGACCGCTGGCCAGGGTGACCTCCACCGCATCCACCTGGTCCACCACATGGGCATTGGTGAGCACGAGGCCCTGGGAGGCCTCGATCACCACGCCGGAGCCCTGGCCCCGTTCGCGCATGCTGCCGGCAGGGTCTCCGAACAGTTCCCGCAGAAACGGATCGAGCAGGGCCGGATCAAAGGGCTGGCGCGCCACGGTGCGCTCGGTATCGATCCGGACCACCGCCGGAGCCACACGGCGGGCTGCCTCCGCCACGAAGCTGTGGGGAGTCGGCTGGGGAGCTGAAACCGCCAGGGTCTCGGAAGCCAGAGGGGCTGGCTCCAGCGACCAGGCTGGTGCAAGCGGCAGCAGCAGAGCCGCCAGCAGCAGGAGCACCGCCAGAAGGCGCTGCCCCCATCGAGGCGAACCGGGACGCGCCGCACTCGAAGCGGGCGTCACAGAGCGTTCCAGCGTGGACAGACGGTGGGAAGGAAGCATCAGCCGACGCTAGGCACCACCGCCGGCGCCCAGCGCAGCAACCGTTGCCGCAGGCCTGTGGGGGAGAGGGTGAGCAGCCGGCCACCCGGGTCCTGAGCCCGGCCCTGAGGGCAGGCCTGCACCGCCGGGAAGGGGCAGAGGCTGGACGGACAGCCCAGCAGCGGCACCGCCGCACGACCCGGCAGGTGGCCGAGCCAGTGCTGGTGGATGTGGCCGAACACCACAGCCTGCAGACCTGCGGCGTCCGCCAGGAGATCAAGCAGCTCGGGACCATCGACCAGGGCGATCGCATCCATACCGGGATCACCGATCGGCACCGGTGGGTGATGCAGCGCCACCAGCAGGGGTTCGGCGGCAGTGCCGACCGCCAGCCGGTCCCGCAACCAGGCGAGCTGCCGCGGGCCCAGCCGGCCCGCCAGCTGGCCGGGCCAATGGCTGTCGAGGAGCAACAGGCGAGCACCGGCAAGCCGCAGCTCCGCCGGGGCGATCCAGGCCTGGCGCCCCAGGGCCGCGCGCAGCAGCTGGGGATGATCGTGGTTGCCCGGCAACAGGGCCAGCTGGGGCCGTCCAGGCCCCGGGCAGACGGCCCCGAGCTGATCGCGCAGGTTGATGTAGCCGCCCCAGCTCTCGTCCTGGCAGAGATCGCCGCTGATCAGCAGCACATCAGGACGCTCCCCGCCGAGCTCGCCGACCGATCCACCGGCGCCAAGGGTCTGCTCCAGGGCCTGCCGCAACTGTGCCAGTGGCTGGCGGGCGCGATAGCAACCGGCCGGATCGGCCAGCAGATGGGGATCGCTCAGCTGCAGGACACGCAAGGCAAGAGGGGGCGCCCGGACACAGCCGTGCAGCGCAGCGCTAATGGGAATCCACTCTGCCGCCGAATCTGCCGGACCCGGCAGGGCTCGGTGGCAAATGGGCACGGCCGCGCCCCATCACGGCGCGATCGGCTTAAGTTGCCGCGAGTGTTTTCGCCGGCCATGGCTCCCATTCCTCCCGGCAGTCGTCAGCGCTGCACGCTCTGCCAGGTGGAGATCCAGGGCATGGTCGGCGGCAACGACCTGGTGCATTTCAGCCAGGGAGCACCCGGCAGCCGCGCCAAACTCTGGGCCCGGGTCTGCCAGTACCTGCGCACTCCGGAACAGTGCTCCCAGTGCCTCAACCAGGACGCGACGCGGCGCGGTGAGGTTGTCGCCAGCGACTATTACGCCGAAGCGCCGGAGATCGATCTCAGCAATCCCCTAGGGTGAATGGCTGCACTGCCCGCCGGGCAGGACCCGTTGCCGCCGAGCGCCGTCAGGCGAGGGCAGTGGCGGGGCAGTTCCAGAACTGCGAGGCCCGGCGGCCATGCACGCCGAAGCCCGCAGACCTGAGCCTTGCCCCATCCGCTGATTCCTGATCTGCTGCAGCTCGCCGCCCCAGTGGCCTCCACCCTGGCGCTGGAGGTGCGTGAGGTGCAGCTCCACACCCATCGGATCCCCCTCACCCTGCAGGTGGTGGTGCAGCGATCCGATGGCGCCGACATCAACCTCGATGAGTGCGCCGGCCTGAGCGGACCGCTGGGCGAGGCGATCGAGGCCTCCGGGCTGCTGACCGAGGCCTATGTTCTGGAGATCACCAGTCCCGGCATCGGCGAAGACCTCCACGACGATCGGGATTTCCGCAGCTTTCGAGGCTTTCCCGTGGAGGTCAGTTTCCATGACCCCAAAGGGCTTCGCACCAGCCTGGAGGGGTTGTTGCTGGAACGGGACGCCACGGATGTACGCCTCAATCAGCGGGGCCGCACCGTGCGCATCCCCCGCGACGCTGTGATTCGCGTCCGCCTGATCACTCCAGACGGCAGCGCCTGAGCCCCCGCGCTTCCGGTTCGTCTTCCCCCTTCCCCATCCACCACCGATTCGTCCATGGCCCTCGTCCTGCTCCCCGGTCTGAACAACCTGATCGAGGACATCAGCGAAGAGAAGAAACTTGCCCCCCAGGTGGTGGAGGCCGCTCTGAGGGAGGCCCTGCTGAAGGGCTATGAGCGCTACCGCCGCACCCTCTACCTGGGTATCAGCGAGGATCCGTTCGAAGAGGACTACTTCAGCAATTTCGACGTCTCGCTCGACCTCGATGAGGAGGGCTACCGGGTGCTGGCCAGCAAGATCATCGTGGAGGAGGTCGAGAGCGACGACCATCAGATCGCTTACGAAGAGGTCTGCCAGGTGGCCCCGGACGCCCAGGTGGGGGACACGGTGGTCCTGGATGTGACTCCTGAGAAAGACGACTTCGGCCGCATGGCCGCCGCCACCACCAAGCAGGTGCTGGCCCAGAAGCTGCGGGATCAGCAGCGCCGCATGATCCAGGAGGAGTTCGCCGATCTGGAGGATCCTGTGCTCACCGCGCGGGTGATCCGCTTCGAGCGCCAGAGCGTGATCATGGCCGTGAGCAGCGGCCTGGGCAGGCCCGAAGTGGAGGCGGAACTGCCCCGCCGTGACCAGCTGCCCAACGACAACTACCGCGCCAACGCCACCTTCAAGGTGTTTCTCAAGGAGGTGAGCGAGGTGCCCCGCCGTGGCCCGCAGCTGTTCGTCAGCCGCTCCAACGCCGGTCTGGTGGTGTATCTGTTCGAGAACGAAGTCCCTGAGATCCAGGAGGGATCGGTACGGATCGTGGCCGTGGCCCGCGAGGCCAACCCCCCTTCCCGATCGGTCGGTCCCCGCACCAAGGTGGCGGTGGACAGCGTCGAACGCGAGGTGGATCCGGTCGGAGCCTGCATCGGAGCCCGCGGCTCCCGCATCCAGCAGGTGGTCAACGAACTGCGCGGCGAAAAGATCGACGTGATCCGCTGGTCTCCCGATCCGGGTCAGTACCTCGCCAACTCCCTCAGCCCGGCACGGGTGGACATGGTGCGGCTGGTGGATCCTGATGGACGCCACGCCCATGTCCTGGTTCCCCCGGACCAGCTCAGCCTGGCCATCGGCCGCGAAGGGCAGAATGTGCGCCTGGCCGCCCGACTGACCGGCTGGAAGATCGATATCAAGAACGCCGCCGAATACGACCAGGCCAGCGAAGACGAGAAGGTGGCCGAACTGATCGCCCTGCGTCAGGAAGAGGAAGCTCTTCAATCGGAAGCGGAAGCTCGCCTGGCCGCTGAGCAGGCCGCCCGCGCCGAGGAGGACGCCCGCCTGCGCGAGCTCTATCCCCTGCCCGAGGACGAGGAGATGCTGGAGGGTGATGACGGCAGCGAAGCTGAGTTGGCTGAACCAGAGCCGGCTGAAGCCGATGTCCCGGCTGAGGCGACTGCCAGCGACACGGAATCCCTGGCCGACCCTGAACCCGCCGCAGCCGACGAGGATGGAACCCGGTGATGGCGCGACCCGTTCTGCGCCGCTGCGTGGCCTGTGGAGAGCTGTTCAACCGCGAACAGCTCTGGCGGGTGATCCGGCTGGCGCAGGGCGGAATCGGACTGGACAGGGGCATGGGCCGCTCGGCCTACCTCTGCCCCAGCCGCAGTTGCCTGGACGAGGCGAAACGGCGCAAGCGGCTGCAACGGGCGCTGCGCACCCAGGTTGCAGATTCCATCATCGCCACGCTCAACCAGCGTCTGCGCGACGACGACGCGACCACCTCTGAGGCAAGATGAACCGTGGCCGCAGCATGGATGCGGCCCGGTGGCACCCGTTGTCCCGACTGGCGGCCGGACGGCCCCGACCCTTGGAGACCTGAATGACCAGCAGCGGCAAAGTCAGAATTTATGAGCTGTCCCGGGACCTGGGCCTGGAGAACAAGGACGTGCTCGATGCCGCCGAAAAATTGTCCATCGCCGTGAAGAGCCACAGCAGCTCGATCAGCGACGACGAGGCCATCCGCATCCGGACCCTGATCAAGGGCAACGGCTCCGGAGCGACCCCAGCTGCCCCGGCAGCGCCCGCCAAGGCCATTCTTTCCGTGAAGAAAGCCGCAGCCGACACCCAACCCCAGCCCCCCGCCGTGGCTCCCAGCAAGCCCGCCGCGCCCGCCCGCCCGGTGGCCGCCGCTCCTCCCAGCCCGAGCCAGCCGCCCGCTGCGCCCTCGCGGCCGTCGGCACCGTCGAAACCGGCCGCAACCTCGCAGACGGCAGCGCCCAGTCGCCCAGCGCCGGTGAAACCCAGTCGGCCGGCAACGCCTCCAACCGTCATTGCCACCAAGCCGGCCGCTCCTGAAAAGCCGGCCGCCAAACCTGCTCCAGTGATTGCCAAGCCGGCTCCGGTGGCGGCCAAACCCGCCACCATGCCTGCCAAACCTGCATCCCGTCCAGGTCCGGGTAAGCCCTCGGCTGGCCCCGTCAAGCCCCCGGCACCGGTTCGTCCTGCCGCCGTCGTCAAGCCCCCGGCACCGGTCAAGCCTGCTGCCGCTCCGCCACCCCGGAAACCCGAGGCGCCAGCACCGGCGCGTCCCGACGCCAACGTCCGCCCCACATCACCGCGGCCTGCGATGCCGCAGCGCCCCGGCCAACCCCAACGCAGCCCCGGCGGCCAACCGGCACGTCCAGCCGGAAAGCCTCAGCTGGTGGGTCGCCCGCAGAGCGGCCAGTCCACCCCAACCCCCGCCGGCAGCGGCCGTCCGGCGGCGCCACCGGTGAGCCGTCCCACAGCCACGGGGCCACGGCCCGGGGCACCACAGCGGCCTGCGGCCCCCGCTCCGGTTCGGCCCGGCCAGGCCGGTACCCGCGGTGCCGGCAATCGCAGCGGCACCTCCCCCCTCGAGCTGGTGGGCAAGCCCATCCGCCGGGATGCAGCTGGCCCCGGTGCGACCGGCGTGACTCGCCCCGGCATGCCGGCCGGCATGCGCAAGCCGATGGCACCGGGCGAGCTGATGCAGTTGCAGAAGCCCAACGCCCGTCCGATCGCAGCACCACCACGCCGTCCTGAGCGTGGCGAGGTGGCGGCCGGCTCCAGCACTGATCCGGCCCGTCCCACCGCCACTCCGCCGAACGCCCCCCGCCGGCCGGCCTTCCGGCCCGGCATGCCGGCCGGCACCAACCGGCCCCGCCGCCCCGACTGGGACGACAGCGCCAAACTCGAGGCCCTGCGCAGCCGCTCGCCGCAGAAACAGCGGCAGAAGGTTCACATCATCGGCGATAACGATGATGCACTCACCGCCGAAACCGGCGGCTACGCCGGCGAACAGGAAGCGCTGGTTCTGCAGGCCAGCCTGGCCCGCCCGGCCAAGCCGCGCAGCGCCGTCGCCGCCGCGCCCAAGCCCACGGTGGCCGTGCGCAAGCGCAAGAAGGAGACCACCCGCCAGCGCCAGCGCCGCCGCGCCATGGAGCTCCGGGCTGCCCGCGAGGCCAAGGCCCAGCGCCCCGAGATGCTGATCGTGCCGGAGGGCAACCTCACGGTGCAGGAACTGGCCGACCGGCTCGGTGTCGAGAGCTCCGAGATCATCAAGAGCCTCTTCTTCAAGGGGATCAGCGCCACCGTCACCCAGACGCTGGATCTCTCCACGATCGAAACGGTGGCCGAGGAATTCGGCGTTCCGGTGCTGGAAGACGACATCGAGGCCGCCGCCAAGAAGACGGTGGAGATGATCGAGGCCAGCGATCTGGCCCACCTGATCCGCCGCCCTCCCGTGGTGACGGTGATGGGCCACGTCGACCACGGCAAGACCAGCCTGCTCGATGCCATCCGCAAGACCCGCGTGGCAGCGGGCGAAGCCGGTGGCATCACCCAGCACATCGGTGCGTACCAGGTGGAGATTCCTCACGCCGGCGAGCACCGCCGCATCACCTTCCTCGACACCCCAGGTCACGAGGCCTTCACCGCCATGCGTGCCCGGGGAACCAAGGTGACCGACGTGGCCGTGCTGGTGGTGGCCGCCGATGACGGGGTCCGCCCCCAGACCCTGGAGGCGATCAGCCACGCCCGCGCGGCCGAGGTGCCGATCGTGGTGGCGATCAACAAGATCGACAAGGAAGGCGCATCACCCGAGCGGGTCAAGCAGGAACTGTCCGGCCAGGATCTGGTGGCGGAAGACTGGGGTGGCAACACCGTGATGGTGCCGGTGAGCGCCATCAAGGGCGAGAACATCGACAAGTTGCTGGAGATGATCCTGTTGGTGACGGAGGTGGAAGACCTCCAGGCCAACCCGGATCGGATGGCCCGCGGCACCGTGATCGAGGCCCACCTCGACAAGGCCAAGGGACCGGTGGCCACCCTGCTGATCCAGAACGGCACCCTGCGGGCCGGCGACGTGCTGGCAGCCGGCCCTGTGCTCGGCAAGGTGCGCGCCATGGTGGACGACACCGGCAAGCGGGTGAAGCAGGCGGGTCCCTCCTGTGCGGTGGAGGCCCTGGGCTTCAGTGAAGTCCCCACCGCCGGCGACGAGTTCGAGGTCTATCCCGATGAGAAGACCGCCCGCAGCGTTGTGGGCGATCGGGCGAATGAGGCCCGCGCCACCCGCCTGGCCCAGCAGATGGCCTCCCGCCGGGTCTCCCTGGCGTCCATATCGGGGCAGGTCAGCGAGGGCGAGCTCAAGGAGCTCAACCTGATCCTCAAGGCCGACGTGCAGGGCAGTGTGGAGGCGATCCTCGGATCGCTCGAGCAACTGCCCCAGGACGAGGTCCAGGTGCGGGTGCTGCTTTCGGCACCGGGCGAGATCACCGAAACGGATGTGGACCTGGCTGCCGCCTCCGGCGCCGTGATCGTGGGCTTCAACACCTCGATGGCCTCCGGCGCCAAGCGCGCCGCCGATGCCACCGGCGTGGATGTGCGCGACTACGAGGTGATCTACAAACTCCTCGAAGACATCCAGATGGCCATGGAAGGCCTGC
Coding sequences within it:
- a CDS encoding YlxR family protein, encoding MARPVLRRCVACGELFNREQLWRVIRLAQGGIGLDRGMGRSAYLCPSRSCLDEAKRRKRLQRALRTQVADSIIATLNQRLRDDDATTSEAR
- a CDS encoding trypsin-like peptidase domain-containing protein → MLPSHRLSTLERSVTPASSAARPGSPRWGQRLLAVLLLLAALLLPLAPAWSLEPAPLASETLAVSAPQPTPHSFVAEAARRVAPAVVRIDTERTVARQPFDPALLDPFLRELFGDPAGSMRERGQGSGVVIEASQGLVLTNAHVVDQVDAVEVTLASGRQLDATVVGTDPVTDLALVRIARGAGLQAAPLGDSEALEVGDWAIALGSPYGLERTVTLGIVSSLHRDINSLGFADKRLDLIQTDAAINPGNSGGPLINAAGEVIGINTLVRSGPGAGLGFAIPINLAKRVSDQLAGGGRVVHPYLGLQLVPLTARRARENNRDPDALVQLPERDGALVQRVLPDSPAEAAGLHRGDLVVAAGEQAIASPSVLLQLVEHAAVGEPLPLKVLRGQRELQLSIRPAALPTAG
- the nusA gene encoding transcription termination factor NusA; this encodes MALVLLPGLNNLIEDISEEKKLAPQVVEAALREALLKGYERYRRTLYLGISEDPFEEDYFSNFDVSLDLDEEGYRVLASKIIVEEVESDDHQIAYEEVCQVAPDAQVGDTVVLDVTPEKDDFGRMAAATTKQVLAQKLRDQQRRMIQEEFADLEDPVLTARVIRFERQSVIMAVSSGLGRPEVEAELPRRDQLPNDNYRANATFKVFLKEVSEVPRRGPQLFVSRSNAGLVVYLFENEVPEIQEGSVRIVAVAREANPPSRSVGPRTKVAVDSVEREVDPVGACIGARGSRIQQVVNELRGEKIDVIRWSPDPGQYLANSLSPARVDMVRLVDPDGRHAHVLVPPDQLSLAIGREGQNVRLAARLTGWKIDIKNAAEYDQASEDEKVAELIALRQEEEALQSEAEARLAAEQAARAEEDARLRELYPLPEDEEMLEGDDGSEAELAEPEPAEADVPAEATASDTESLADPEPAAADEDGTR
- a CDS encoding metallophosphoesterase; translation: MRVLQLSDPHLLADPAGCYRARQPLAQLRQALEQTLGAGGSVGELGGERPDVLLISGDLCQDESWGGYINLRDQLGAVCPGPGRPQLALLPGNHDHPQLLRAALGRQAWIAPAELRLAGARLLLLDSHWPGQLAGRLGPRQLAWLRDRLAVGTAAEPLLVALHHPPVPIGDPGMDAIALVDGPELLDLLADAAGLQAVVFGHIHQHWLGHLPGRAAVPLLGCPSSLCPFPAVQACPQGRAQDPGGRLLTLSPTGLRQRLLRWAPAVVPSVG
- the infB gene encoding translation initiation factor IF-2, whose protein sequence is MTSSGKVRIYELSRDLGLENKDVLDAAEKLSIAVKSHSSSISDDEAIRIRTLIKGNGSGATPAAPAAPAKAILSVKKAAADTQPQPPAVAPSKPAAPARPVAAAPPSPSQPPAAPSRPSAPSKPAATSQTAAPSRPAPVKPSRPATPPTVIATKPAAPEKPAAKPAPVIAKPAPVAAKPATMPAKPASRPGPGKPSAGPVKPPAPVRPAAVVKPPAPVKPAAAPPPRKPEAPAPARPDANVRPTSPRPAMPQRPGQPQRSPGGQPARPAGKPQLVGRPQSGQSTPTPAGSGRPAAPPVSRPTATGPRPGAPQRPAAPAPVRPGQAGTRGAGNRSGTSPLELVGKPIRRDAAGPGATGVTRPGMPAGMRKPMAPGELMQLQKPNARPIAAPPRRPERGEVAAGSSTDPARPTATPPNAPRRPAFRPGMPAGTNRPRRPDWDDSAKLEALRSRSPQKQRQKVHIIGDNDDALTAETGGYAGEQEALVLQASLARPAKPRSAVAAAPKPTVAVRKRKKETTRQRQRRRAMELRAAREAKAQRPEMLIVPEGNLTVQELADRLGVESSEIIKSLFFKGISATVTQTLDLSTIETVAEEFGVPVLEDDIEAAAKKTVEMIEASDLAHLIRRPPVVTVMGHVDHGKTSLLDAIRKTRVAAGEAGGITQHIGAYQVEIPHAGEHRRITFLDTPGHEAFTAMRARGTKVTDVAVLVVAADDGVRPQTLEAISHARAAEVPIVVAINKIDKEGASPERVKQELSGQDLVAEDWGGNTVMVPVSAIKGENIDKLLEMILLVTEVEDLQANPDRMARGTVIEAHLDKAKGPVATLLIQNGTLRAGDVLAAGPVLGKVRAMVDDTGKRVKQAGPSCAVEALGFSEVPTAGDEFEVYPDEKTARSVVGDRANEARATRLAQQMASRRVSLASISGQVSEGELKELNLILKADVQGSVEAILGSLEQLPQDEVQVRVLLSAPGEITETDVDLAAASGAVIVGFNTSMASGAKRAADATGVDVRDYEVIYKLLEDIQMAMEGLLEPELVEESLGEAEVRAVFTIGKSAVAGCYVTNGKLQRNCKVRVHRGKDKVYEGDLDSLRRNKDDVKEVATGFECGIGCDRFNAWQEGDRVEAYKFVTQRRTLST
- a CDS encoding ribosome assembly cofactor RimP, which translates into the protein MPHPLIPDLLQLAAPVASTLALEVREVQLHTHRIPLTLQVVVQRSDGADINLDECAGLSGPLGEAIEASGLLTEAYVLEITSPGIGEDLHDDRDFRSFRGFPVEVSFHDPKGLRTSLEGLLLERDATDVRLNQRGRTVRIPRDAVIRVRLITPDGSA